GTCAGGTGTCCATcctgtatttcatatttcaatggTGAAGAAGTATCATCAGGGTGGTGCTCATGTGATTCAATGGGATTCAGTGTTACTTGATCAGAATTTGACTTTTGAGGAAGAGCCGATAACCATTTTGGATAGGCAAATTCGGAAGCTAAGGtccaaggagattgcttcagtaAAGGTTCAGTAGAACCATCGTCCAGTGGAGAAGGCTACACGGGAGACAGAATCAGACATGAGGAGTaaatatccttatctttttgAGCGTTCAGGTtagctcttttcttttcccgttcgaggacgaatgtttgtTTAAGTGGTAGGTGATGTAATGACCctctaggtcgttttgagaactaggactattttgactccttttgaaaatttaaagggggTATTTCTAAACTATTCGGTAACTACGAgtatttagttggtgaattgtttaattaaataactaatatagTTAATAGTTGGGGGTCAAGTCCATAAcccattaaatatttttgttatatttggcccattcattaaaataaatataagggggttaaaattattacatcagaatttgagaaaaaaaatcagaaatagAACTAACTGCTCAAATACATCGACGAGAAGAAACCCTTGTTCAGGTAAGACAATAACactaattctcaaaatttcaaactttgcATTGAATGTCATTATAATATTAGTTAatgttatttgatttattaacattattattattattatatgaatggGGGGAATTTGgatgatatatttttaagcTTTTGGTTAGTGAGGCATCAAAATGGTGGGGGGACAAAATTTTCAATCCAATCATTGGGCAATcatgccaatgattggcatttgacattttttttgttgaagttAGGCATATTGCAGATGGGTGATGTTCGCAAGAATTCCACTGGTTCGTAGTTTAGGTTATTACATTTACCTGCTTaagttaaatataaaattaagatactagttttgatatattgagataggtaattaattattaggtgtatattatatgatttaacatTGAATTCTAGGGTATTTGGAgagattaaagttaagttatcggcttgaaatttagcaagtatgaaaTTTTGGCATACaaattatatcaagatttggagcTTGGTTAGAaatatgagtgagttttagggtctatgatagacatataataatttgaatgtctacaaactcacttacttacgaatattgcatAATTGGTAGATTGTGAACGTTTCGAAGCTTTGCGAAAGGGAATTGTGAAGATTCGTGACACGAGTTCGGcatttaaggtatgttaagactttttagacttgttgaaggatgtttttccggattaaatatttttttaaaaaatggaataGAGATggggtaagggcgaaagatgggggtctcgtatcaatggtgtgacgggcattggtacgagtaccagTGTTACAAAAGGAGAAAGTTACTACTATAGAAGGTGGATTGTAAtgtgagaatgccaaagcatatgggcgttagctgatatattattgacttgaaatccttgtgtgattgtgttttctttatttcacccgtatagttgtgataattgaggtggttatgtattatgttgatattgatgattgagatgcatcatcatccccttatattgaaataatattgtgcacatgcatagacatgagactgagtataagttgggcacgtggagatcatccgtgctggggatggtgagatgttaagattgtaatttgggcacgtggagaccgtccgtgcagaaattgtttgatattatgatagtgcattgagatcgttcgcacagacacgtggagattgtccgtgtcggtatatggacttCGCGAGTCCCTCATGGGTCATGAGCTATCAATGTATTTatgaggagtatcatgtatatacggttgagtgagtactgggtattctgatacatatcattacatggtatcatattgcattactttcatcacatcattcattctctttgattatgtgttttgtttggtgtttggaaagtacttgatgtttgattacatttattgatgaaacttaaatagtaagtgtaatatatatatacgtatataatttaagaatttatttttcttatataaaatctcgtcactacttcttcgttgtcggtcaatgagacatactgggtacacgtggtttcgtactcatactacacttgttgcactctttgtggtgcagattcgattccgagtTGGAGCACATCTCGAGGAGAAGTTTGAGTCCGAGtttggagtgtcttggagttgtggtgagctgcttggctgttccgtggaCCACACCTCCCtttatcttttacttattctgttattcagtattcagacaggatatctcttatgttagatttgtcattttagtttcagacttgcatcgtattctagaagctcttgtacttatgacaccaattcttgcgtagtatttttttttcagttttccgcattcgtacttataaggaactcagtATTGGAGATTTGACTTATTGTTGTCTTTTCACtcattagttagttaagtttgttaaaatatgttggttggcttacctattggttgggaatataggtgccatcacgactcgtgtTTTTTTGGTCGTGACATAAAGAAATTATGAGATAGGTGAAACTCGGCAACCAAATCATTGTAGATTCCCCTTACCAAAAAATAATTCTGCAGTGCATAGTTTTCTGaattcaaaagaaaaggaagaaacatTTGACccaataataatattgattcCAAATACAAACTTCTCTTATTCTATTGATTGGAAATGGATAAATTTGAACCACCTCCAAAAATGGAACGGAAAACAAGGAAGAGAATCTACAGACCATACACAACATATTTAACTGtgagaaagaaaattttatcaGCATTCTTCCACTATCGAAGTGGTTTTTTTATGTTGGTATCTAACATTCAAAAGAATCATTTACACCATGAGCATTAAGAAAACTTGATAAGCATGTATCAATATTCACgagatatgaatttatttttaagtaggAAATTCCTATCGTTCTTCGATTACTGTGATGTGCTTGTCAAATTATGTAATGTCAAATCACATTCAAGATTTTACCAAATAAGCCGTATGAAAGTAATTACTATATGATACTCTACGAGCAACATCTTTGGTTTCTTTCTTTCTAAATGGTTAATTTATTATAGTGTCTCTCCTAAATTTTGAGAACTAACTTTACTATACACAATGAACTGAAATTGAGGATTTTTAATAAAGATATGAACTAACTAGTCCAACTATACTTtaaccatacaaataattctATTGTATTAATACCTTATTGTTTTATGTGCACTAATATTTACCTTTTGTTGGGAGAAGCAGACAAAGATCCTATCTGGAATCCTAACAATGTCCCAAAAAGAAAGAGATCAGAGCTTAACAATGCATTTTGGCACCTGTCAAAAGACTCCAGAGGCAACTTTATAACATTCTACAGGAACCAGAATTTGGAAACATACCAAACGGGTGGTGAAGATGCTACTCTAATTTAAGCAAGGAACATATAAATTCCTCCAAATGAGATTGGTCTTGGAGGTTTGCTGCTCGTATCACCAACTACTACAAGAGAACGCTCAACGTCTCTATCTCCAATGGCAGAAGATAATGCTTGTTACTCAATGAATGTTCGTGTAGAAAATCCAAATCTCTATGGGCTTGTTTGGAAGGACACCCTGGTAATTAGATTTGGTGTAATTGGTGTAATTATATTGACTTGTCCTGTTTGGAAAGACATGTAATTACTTGGTCAACAGGTAATTGGTGTAACTGGCTGGGGGTAagtataatatacaattcacAGGCAGAGACGGTGAATTGCTGGTAATTACATGGTGTAATTATCACctgattactttttttttattttttttatttttttacttctattattttaagttcttattttattattattctaaagtttgtaaaattttatttttattttttataattatatttcattttcttcttgttctcaACCTTACTTTACGTGATTCTATGTAATTTTCTCGtaatatctatttatttatgtcatgcttatttttctcattgcataattttattagtatcctaatttttaaattaaaaaaaagtattgttaagtaaggttatagacttatgttttctttattaagaaaaaaaatcatatttattgttATGTTGAAATTTGTTATAAGAGTATTatctgaaattttttgttttgacttGATCacttatgttattatttttcaatttcatttgttttagtaatattgAATTTACATTGCacgtcattttttttaattatatttgacagattatatttttgtcaaatatttaataattatatttgacagattatatttttgtcaaatatttatatgttatttttcttatcaaacATGAATTTCACGATGTTATAGAAACTTCATAATTTTAGTTGTTACGATCAATTCAGTTGAAATATAttagtttgaaaaaatataaatccattattttttcagaaaatatgtttattaactaatatatttgtaaaaggaatatatatcttaaatatttagtttaatgtcatttataaagtttcttatttgtccagtataaattttatataatcaattttatttttaaatttattataattttatgattgCAATTGTGCATCCAAAGAGAACATGTCTAATTACATTGGGCATCAAAACAAGACATGTGTAATCGTGACAATCAAACATGTCAGTGTAATTACTAGGCTGATAATAACTACCCTAGTAATTACACCAATTCCAATTACCTAGTGTCTTTTCAAACATGTCCCTAAGTGAATTTTGAGGGGCATGCATAAGATTCAATAGGGAAGCCTGGTGGACTAAAGCTCTCGCTATGTGCGGGGTTCATAGGATGGAGTTTCCATGAATTAGACATATCAAATTCcacgttttaggtgcatttaaTATGTTAATTCCAATGTTTATCACCATGTGCTTACCtacaagtttgttagtttttCTGGACCTCATTGTAGAAATACATTGTGACATCCTAAAGGGCATTTGACTTACATATGCGTGTCATTATAACTGTACTGTCTTgcattttactttgttttaggataaataataataaaattgaatgtGGCTATCCAAAATGAAACAACTGGAAAAACAATTGATCAATCCTCGCATTAAGTGGAAAACATATATCCGAATGTGTTCATAGTTCTTGACATTAAAAGTGGACGTTTTGAGGGTGAATATCTCCACCCAAAACAACATGGACATGTCCAGTTGTCTCTTTCTTGGGTGTTTGCAGTTTTCTAATTTCGTTCGCTCCAAATGCAAAATTAGTTGCTCTTTCTATAGCCCTTCCTTTTATTGCCTAAACACAATCTTACTCTTTGTTTTTCCAATGATACAATTTGTTAACCATGCAGAAAATTGAGTTTGTATATGTAGAACATAGGATCTTCTGTTTCGTACCATATAAGAATTATGTTTTCCGATCTAGTTCATGGGTTTTCTCATATTCTTCTAGAAATTTTCTGGAATATTCGTAACAAAGTTTGAAATATCTGAAATTTTCTCTCCAAATTCAAAAGCCACACTTGCCTGCCACTCTGGGAAGCAAAAAGATACTTAGGTTAGTTGTGGAATGATGGAAACGATTCTTGGAAATTCTTTCACCATCAATATTTTCCGAACTACTTAGGAGTGACTCGTCTTTTCCCGCTAATATCTCAACTCCTACTCCATTCACCAATTGTTATCTATCATCAATATTCAAAAATCAGTAAAACACCATACTAGTGCCCCAACCCTCACCTTTCAACTGCTATCAAGTGTGAGTAAAACACGACAAATAATATTTAGACCATTTACCCAAAATAAAAATCCAATAAAAAGATTATCCTTTTAAACCCTTTTTTTAAACCAAGAATGCAACAAATTATTGTTACCCCAAATAGGTTTTAATCACAACCTAATAGTTGCATCCTCAAATAAAGAACTAAGCGTACTCCACAGCATCAAATAAACACTGAACAAAATACtactaacaaaagaaaattacaatGGCATTCTTGCTAGGATGGAAATTTCTAGTTGACATATTTATATGGGCGAGTTCTTGGGTTCTCCTAAATTGTCAAAAAACAAAATTCTCCAGTCTTGGATACTGAATCTtggatgaaaaataattttaatatagaatcTTGAATAAAGTTCTCATTAGAATGAAAAGGGGCAAAAagttatatttgaatattggatctttaataaattttcaattagttGCAATAACAATTTCAATATGTGAATGTAATGgcattacattaaaaaaaaacgaGTAGGAGAAGTAAGAGAGTTACGGCAAGGACTCCAAAAAGCCATGAAAATAGACGTTGGGCTCATCTTCTTCAATCCCTCTAACGCCAAGAAAGTTGCCAAATTGAAGACATGTATGTATATAGATGAAGGCTTTAAATACACTCATGTGCTAAAATTTGctacacttatttatttttagtatagttTAATTCTTTATTTGTATGGATTTTAAGCTTATGttatactaataattaataCATCACTAGTAAAACTATATGCGCTTTGTGCAAGAATTTAATATCAcggaatatataaaataatacttaaatcTATCAATCATTAGaactaaattatattattttacataaaagattaataatgtaaagaaaaatgaaaattattacatcttataatttatccttaataacatataagaataaattaataattgcaAAAATATATACCGTGATCTCTAACATAAGCAATGGTGTCACATAGACATTAGACACTCAACATGAGTAACATacacaaataattaattgtgAAGATAAAGAAGAGCTTCAAcattattgttgttttgaaaTGAGAGAAATCTCTGTATTTATAATAAACATATGATagtatgaacaaatatttattcatttattgtaCTTTATCAGAAAGATTACAAATATTTAGAAAAAGATTGATCCttcagaaaagtcacaatctttcataaaagttgcaattcttcattaaagtcgcaacatttcatctaaggtcacaacttttcataaaagtcgcaactcttcattaaagtcgtaacttttcataaaaatcacaacttctCGTAAATATctcaacttttcatgaaagacaAGACTAACtttgtaaataaattaattaaaagtgaatCATGGTTTTTGGTAACGCCACGTAGGCGACCTAAggttctattatatatatatgtgctaAAAGTAACTTTttatttgtatcaataaaatcactcaactttttatttgaattagtAAAACCactcaaataaatttattattaaaaaaatattaacataataaaataaattatttttatatggaattcataaattaaagatAATGGAGATTCATGCTACAAATTAACTATTAATTAGTGTTATTTTCAACTATAAAAAGCGTAAGTGTTCGGTGGAATTGTGATTCAGGCTACAATGATTGGTAGCGGTAGAAGCAAACATTGAATTTTTGGGCGGCGGACGGTCACATTGAGTTTTGATTTCTCTTAACACATTTGACAAATCCTTTGAAAACATGtccattttaatcattttttttacaaaacttTGCCTCTTTTGTGGAATTCATTACACCAATCATTTCTTTAAAGTGTTTCATTATTACTGAAGCTTCTTGTTTTAGCACTACTCGATAGTTTTGTTCCTTTGTAACTCCACCATATAGTTAGCTTATGTTgaaccttttaaaaaaataattcaaagttgtgtttgaaaaataaattctgaaatttgaaaattaatataaagttatATAATAGaagtatttttcattaaaatctcttaatgatttttctttaattctattttatttgttatatggATTCATGTTAAGAtggcattaaaaaaaatttattttgtcatgtcaatattttaaaaataataatttgatagAGTGATCTTATTGATATAAATAACAGTTTTGTTCCTGATAATCAAACAAACGTGGTTTGTTCTTTTTAAAATCCTTTTTACTAGGGAAACATTGCCTTAATATAATTGAGCCTTTCCAAACAGCAGTGGTTTTTGGGAGAACCGGAAGATCAGAAATCAAGGAGCCAAAGTCTTACAGAATATTTCCAAGGAAATAGCCTGCTCTATGTTAATACCTATATCTTCTTAAATTAATTCAGAAGTTGAGGCATACTTACCAAATGATAATTAATCCAATTATCGGTCACGGAGCCACTTGTATGTACTTCTACTCTCACCTGCAGAGTAATAATGAGACCATCATATATTTAGGCAAAACGGTCAATTTGATTGTACTAGTGCAAGGGGAAATGGATGTAAAAAATCATTATTggaaataaattgaatatagtAGTACTTTTCTGGATGTAAAAAACTATTATTGGAAGAAATTGAAGTTAATGACAAATTTGTCGTAATTTATCCAATTAACAGTGACAGAGCAACCTGTATGGACTTCAAATCTCACCTGCAGAGTAGTAATGAGACCCTTATCCTCATATAATTAGGCAAAATGGTCGATTCGATTATTGTACTAGTACAAGGGGAAATggatgtaaaaaaatattattcgaAATAAATAGAATGTAGTAGTTCGTTCTTGATGTAAAAAAAGTTTATTGGAAAGAAATTGAAGTTAATGACAAATCTATCATAAATCATCTATTTCCATATAAGGACAAGCTATAGTCTACCAAATTCTTATCTGTCTATATATACTATACTGTGACCTATCACCTCACTCtagacattttaaattttaagagcAAATCAAACTCTAAAGGTCAGCAACAGCAAATTAAACCTGATTTGAACTGAATCATTAATAATCA
The nucleotide sequence above comes from Solanum pennellii chromosome 9, SPENNV200. Encoded proteins:
- the LOC107030134 gene encoding uncharacterized protein LOC107030134: MEPFETLYGRRCRSSIGWFDAFEVRPWGTDLLKESLDKVKLIQDRLSWLRVGKRIMQIERYIGPFEIVERIGEVAYQLALPPGLSGVHPVFHISMVKKYHQGGAHVIQWDSVLLDQNLTFEEEPITILDRQIRKLRSKEIASVKLGILQMGDVRKNSTDCERFEALRKGIVKIRDTSSAFKIRFRVGAHLEEKFESEFGVSWSCDKDPIWNPNNVPKRKRSELNNAFWHLSKDSRGNFITFYRNQNLETYQTGGEDATLI